Proteins from a single region of Harmonia axyridis chromosome 4, icHarAxyr1.1, whole genome shotgun sequence:
- the LOC123678005 gene encoding transcriptional repressor CTCF-like produces MIKIERDEEEKKECLINYKVEYVDDEDDEKEQYKLKIEDMDIVENLVDVKVESTLSIDTLKKYDEDALSKLEVDESPKQINSENSCDNASIQKSSFEEHIDSNHSNFKKHKCHLCGYASVRKGRLQVHIESVHLNIKRHKCHLCDYASAEKGNVKSHIKSIHLNVRKHKCHLCEFASARNDDLKKHIDSVHLNIKQNKCHLCEFASIHKRNLEEHIDSVHLNYKKYECHLCDYASVRKARLEEHIDSVHLNSKKNKCHLCDYATVRKEYLKVHIESVHFNIKKHKCHLCDYASRHKVHLKSHIESVHSNVK; encoded by the exons ATGATCAAGATAGAACGTGACGAAGAAGAGAAAAAAGAATGTTTAATTAACTATAA AGTTGAATATGTGGATGATGAAGATGATGAAAAAGAACAGTATAAACTCAAGATTGAAGATATGGATATTGTTGAAAACCTTGTAGATGTAAAAGTGGAATCCACATTGTCTATCGATACTCTAAAAAAATATGATGAGGATGCGCTTTCCAAATTGGAAGTTGATGAGTCCCCCAAGCAAATTAATTCTGAGAACTCTTGTGATAATGCTTCAATTCAAAAGTCAAGCTTTGAAGAGCATATAGACTCAAATCATTCGAATTTCAAGAAACACAAATGTCACCTATGTGGTTATGCTTCAGTTCGAAAGGGACGTCTTCAAGTGCATATAGaatctgttcatttgaatataaaacgCCATAAGTGTCATCTCTGTGATTATGCCTCAGCTGAAAAAGGAAACGTTAAATCTCATATTAAATCAATCCATTTAAATGTAAGGAAACATAAATGCCATTTATGCGAATTTGCATCAGCTCGAAATGATGACCTCAAAAAACATATAGATTCGGTCCATTTAAATATTAAACAGAATAAATGTCACCTTTGTGAATTTGCTTCAATTCATAAGAGAAACCTTGAAGAGCATATAGATTCGGTTCATTTGAATTATAAGAAATATGAATGTCACCTATGTGATTATGCTTCAGTTCGAAAGGCACGCCTTGAAGAGCATATAGATTCAGTGCATttgaattcaaagaaaaataagtgtcacttatgtgacTATGCAACAGTTCGAAAGGAGTACCTTAAAGTTCATATAGAAtctgttcattttaatattaagaaacataagtgtcacttatgtgacTATGCTAGTCGTCATAAGGTACACCTCAAATCTCATATAGAATCCGTTCATTCGAATGTGAAATAA
- the LOC123678002 gene encoding protein odr-4 homolog, translating to MVKNIFASSHLLTYLQDFDTSDSLSVGLVLGQTCDGKDYIVHMAKSPSLPPKKLRNLSDVNDLWLADHAKQATKMLSGGMYVIGIFVASETDLVTSFPTNLKAVLLQLSKSLSTEYLHGNTSSNEKIVINYCSKSKLVKCKLYDPIKSIVKPAEINFCDDNKWIRLECKYEIEKNYFWEEESPEMDLKEQMNVVLKDVRKNLKLSVILFDGEFKPEDECLELVGKQKKISKSERSSYENSNQDSRPIIVQILEETTDESSDIIIKDIKSQIKVVGQITSTVWMNPRASYKMASNAIVEDILRSLSTRLEMHWDSLIEEEHREDSNSIHEPPRRVMITIPGTEITVSDYLFPGEGAEEAKTSVEEILDIKLAGLPDEIQEVEGFIDITSYEGNISQIAEGKISKNDKEYSHKLFIIGLIFALLVLVVSIIVHSVLKNS from the exons atggtgaAGAATATATTTGCCAGTTCCCACTTACTAACATATTTACAAGATTTCGATACTTCTGATTCTTTATCAGTTGGATTAGTTCTAGGCCAG ACATGCGATGGAAAAGATTACATCGTACATATGGCCAAATCACCATCATTACCAccaaaaaaattacgaaatctATCTGATGTGAATGATTTATGGCTAGCTGATCATGCCAAACAAGCAACTAAGATGCTTTCAGGAGGCATGTATGTAATTGGTATCTTTGTGGCATCAGAAACCGATTTAGTCACATCATTTCCAACAAATTTGAAGGCAGTTCTCCTTCAGTTGTCTAAATCactttcaacagaatatttacATGGAAACACATCATCTAATGAGAAAATAGTTATAAATTATTGCTCGAAATCGAAGCTTGTGAAATGCAAACTGTATGATCCGATTAAATCTATTGTAAAACctgcagaaataaatttttgtgaTGATAATAAGTGGATCAGGTTGGAATGTAaatatgaaatagaaaaaaattacttttggGAAGAGGAAAGCCCAGAAATGGATTTGAAAGAACAAATGAAT GTGGTTTTGAAAGATGtcaggaaaaatttgaaattgtcagtaattttatttgatggtgaatttaaACCTGAAGATGAGTGTTTGGAATTAGTAGGAAAGCAGAAAAAGATTTCGAAGTCTGAAAGGTCGAGTTATGAAAACAGTAATCAAGATAGTAGGCCAATAATAGTGCAAATATTGGAGGAGACTACG GATGAGAGTTCAGATATTATCATAAAAGACATAAAAAGTCAAATCAAAGTAGTGGGACAAATAACGAGTACTGTGTGGATGAATCCAAGGGCTTCTTATAAAATGGCTTCTAATGCCATAGTTGAGGATATATTGAGGAGTCTCTCCACGAGATTAGAGATGCATTGGGATTCTTTGATCGAAGAAGAACATAGGGAAG ATTCAAATAGTATTCATGAACCGCCAAGAAGAGTTATGATAACAATCCCGGGGACAGAAATCACTGTTTCCGATTATTTGTTTCCTGGGGAAGGAGCAGAAGAAGCGAAAACCTCAGTTGAGGAAATCTTAGACATCAAACTGGCAGGTTTGCCAGATGAAATTCAAGAAGTTGAGGGCTTTATTG ATATAACAAGTTATGAAGGCAACATAAGTCAAATTGccgaaggaaaaatttcaaagaacgaTAAAGAATATAGTCATAAACTCTTCATTATTGGATTAATTTTTGCTCTGCTAGTTTTGGTTGTTTCGATTATAGTACATTCTGTtctgaaaaattcatga
- the LOC123678001 gene encoding phosphoacetylglucosamine mutase — protein MANNHNNYKTVYAFAREMHPKTEKFDVQYGTAGFRAKANTLGYVMYRMGLLAVLRARYKKACIGAMITASHNPEPDNGVKLIDPCGEMLEQSWEAWATKFANVADDRLEEVITEIVTELGIEMTQRVEILVGKDTRPSSPSLAKALCDGVLALSGKPIDYGIVTTPQLHYFVYCRNSRNQYGFPTEEYYYRKLCDAFKKIRGKNFNTNNYQSKLYYDGANGVGAKKIKYFQECLGDSLMIDRFNDELIGTGKLNYMCGADYVKTKQAFPNGVPKEVGQRCCSVDGDADRLMYYYLDENEKCHLLDGDRIAILIAEYLKGLVEDTGFDVNLGLVQTAYANGASTEYITNTLNIPVSFVCTGVKYLHHEAQKYDIGVYFEANGHGTVIFKKEFKEKLQTSYDDPTVSVEVKRAIKKLQTVIDLINETVGDALSDMLLVETILHSKGWSIQDWEKTYTDLPNRLMKVSVKDRNTITTTNAERTCLKPEGLQKEIDMIVKKYKSGRSFVRPSGTEDLVRVYAEAASKDEADQLALEVALKVHEMAEGIGPEPKL, from the exons ATGGCAAATAATCATAATAACTATAAAACTGTGTATGCTTTTGCTAGAGAAATGCATCCTAAGACAGAAAAATTCGATGTTCAATATGGAACAGCTGGATTTAGAGCAAA aGCAAATACTTTGGGATATGTTATGTATAGAATGGGGCTTTTGGCAGTGCTCAGGGCACGATATAAGAAAG CCTGTATCGGAGCCATGATTACTGCCTCCCATAATCCAGAGCCTGATAATGGTGTCAAGTTGATAGATCCTTGTGGAGAGATGTTAGAACAAAGCTGGGAAGCATGGGCTACTAAATTTGCAAATGTAGC GGATGACCGACTTGAAGAAGTGATAACCGAAATAGTGACTGAATTAGGAATTGAAATGACCCAAAGAGTTGAAATTTTAGTTGGAAAAGACACCCGGCCTAGTAGTCCAAGTCTAGCAAAGGCGTTATGTGATGGGGTTTTAGCATTATCAGGAAAACCTATAGATTATGGTATAGTGACAACACCACAACTCCATTATTTTGTCTATTGCAGAAATTCACGTAATCAATATGGTTTTCCAACGGAGGAATATTATTACAGAAAATTATGTGATGCTTTCAAAAAAATCAgaggtaaaaatttcaataccaaCAATTATCAGAGCAAGCTGTACTATGACGGGGCCAACGGTGTGGGGGCCAAAAAAATCAAGTATTTTCAAGAGTGCCTTGGCGATTCTTTGATGATCGACCGGTTCAACGATGAACTTATCGGAACCGGCAAACTGAATTACATG TGTGGTGCTGATTACGTGAAAACCAAACAAGCTTTTCCCAACGGCGTTCCTAAGGAAGTCGGTCAAAGGTGCTGTTCAGTTGATGGAGATGCTGACAGATTGATGTACTATTATTTggacgaaaatgaaaaatgccATCTGTTAGATGGAGATCGTATAGCAATACTGATAGCGGAATATTTGAAAGGACTTGTGGAAGATACGGGTTTTGATGTCAACTTGGGGTTAGTTCAAACGGCCTATGCTAATGGAGCTTCAACTGAATATATCACAAACACACTG AATATTCCAGTGTCGTTTGTTTGTACAGGTGTGAAATATCTGCATCATGAAGCTCAGAAATACGATATTGGAgtatattttgaagcgaatggTCACGGTACAGTGATATTCAAAAAGGAATTCAAGGAGAAACTTCAAACATCATATGATGATCCCAC TGTTTCCGTTGAAGTAAAAAGGGCGATTAAAAAATTGCAAACTGTAATCGATCTCATCAATGAAACCGTTGGTGATGCACTGTCCGACATGCTTTTGGTGGAAACTATTTTACATTCGAAAGGCTGGAGTATTCAAGATTGGGAAAAAACTTACACTGATCTACCTAACCGTCTCATGAAAGTTTCAGTCAAG GATCGTAATACAATAACGACCACCAACGCAGAAAGGACATGTTTGAAGCCTGAGGGGTTGCAAAAAGAAATTGATATGATTGTGAAGAAATATAAGTCTGGTAGGTCATTTGTTCGACCTTCAGGCACGGAAGATTTAGTGAGGGTGTATGCAGAAGCTGCTAGTAAGGATGAAGCAGATCAGCTCGCTTTGGAAGTAGCATTAAAAGTTCATGAAATGGCCGAAGGAATTGGACCTGAACCCAAACTTTAA
- the LOC123678003 gene encoding epsilon-sarcoglycan isoform X2, translating to MYLHLIFLIFVTQAFAEEENVLLTEVFTITLDPLLFNWTYEGEPHQYVYQASLLDFPDLPAWIKYVFSEKHKKGFLYGVPPNRNMPKIPLQVVALNTRNYETRIRYINIHISEKLNPAKFEVMMKIDNVNVDDIFDVERMESLRDIFRKHLWKDSENDLYITYLESAIELGARKPLDPDQEEGIVLRLGSQSPFSTNLKDLEDEVKPLWKVPSCPRNFKKTTVERYFRDAGFTLDWCAFRLIDPNNSAMHHSGVKGNALSKDKWETITKDSVPIRNYSVDVTWSLVLPIVLLVILTFLLSFILCFYHNGVYKDDPTEQIDTPILNQHAILSGYKPSSNLVKLSPDPALGSRSHTSSPSSTINRGVHCRPNPPPYMRPRFKAEINNDDPNLNEKNWYC from the exons ATGTATCTCCATttgattttcttgatttttgtcACACAGGCTTTTGCAGAAGAAGAGAATGTTTTATTGACTGAAGTATTTACCATTACTTTAGATCCTTTATTATTCAATTGGACTTATGAAG GTGAACCACATCAATATGTTTACCAAGCATCTCTGTTGGATTTTCCAGATCTTCCAGCCTGGATAAAATATGTTTTTAGTGAGAAACATAAGAAAGGATTCTTATATGGCGTACCTCCTAATAGAAATATGCCTAAAATTCCGCTTCAGGTTGTAGCCCTAAATACCAGAAACTATGAAACAAGGATAAGATATATAAACATACATATCTCAGAGAAATTGAATCCAGCAAAGTTCGAAGTGATGATGAAAATTGATAATGTTAATGTTGATGATATATTCGATGTTGAAAGAATGGAAAGTTTAAGAGATATTTTCAGGAAGCATTTATGGAAAGATAGTGAAAATGATCTTTACATAACCTATCTTGAGTCTGCTATCGAATTGGGAGCAAGAAAACCTCTAGATCCCGATCAAGAGGAAGG AATAGTTTTGAGACTTGGCAGTCAGTCACCATTTTCTACTAACTTGAAGGATTTAGAAGATGAGGTCAAACCGCTTTGGAAGGTGCCATCTTGTCCAAGAAACTTCAAAAAAACTACTGTTGAACGATATTTCAGAGATGCAGGATTTACATTGGATTGGTGTGCATTTAGATTG ATCGATCCCAACAATTCGGCAATGCATCATTCCGGTGTGAAAGGAAATGCCCTATCAAAAGATAAATGGGAAACCATCACCAAAGATAGTGTACCAATTAGAAATTATTCAGTGGATGTAACGTGGAGTTTGGTGCTTCCAATTGTCCTTCTGGTTATATTAACATTTCTGCTTTCCTTCATACTTTGCTTTTATCATAATGGAGT ATACAAAGATGACCCAACAGAGCAAATTGATACTCCTATTTTAAATCAACACGCTATACTCAGTGGCTATAAACCTTCAAGTAATTTAGTAAAATTATCTCCTGATCCTGCGTTAGGTTCTCGCAGTCATACAAGCAGCCCAAGTTCTACCATAAATAGGGGTGTCCATTGTAGACCAAACCCCCCACCATATATGAGACCAAGGTTCAAAGCGGAAATCAATAATGACGAtccaaatttgaatgaaaaaaattggtacTGCTGA
- the LOC123678003 gene encoding epsilon-sarcoglycan isoform X1, which produces MYLHLIFLIFVTQAFAEEENVLLTEVFTITLDPLLFNWTYEGEPHQYVYQASLLDFPDLPAWIKYVFSEKHKKGFLYGVPPNRNMPKIPLQVVALNTRNYETRIRYINIHISEKLNPAKFEVMMKIDNVNVDDIFDVERMESLRDIFRKHLWKDSENDLYITYLESAIELGARKPLDPDQEEGIVLRLGSQSPFSTNLKDLEDEVKPLWKVPSCPRNFKKTTVERYFRDAGFTLDWCAFRLIDPNNSAMHHSGVKGNALSKDKWETITKDSVPIRNYSVDVTWSLVLPIVLLVILTFLLSFILCFYHNGVYDQASEDFFSNLFHICTDTVDRYKDDPTEQIDTPILNQHAILSGYKPSSNLVKLSPDPALGSRSHTSSPSSTINRGVHCRPNPPPYMRPRFKAEINNDDPNLNEKNWYC; this is translated from the exons ATGTATCTCCATttgattttcttgatttttgtcACACAGGCTTTTGCAGAAGAAGAGAATGTTTTATTGACTGAAGTATTTACCATTACTTTAGATCCTTTATTATTCAATTGGACTTATGAAG GTGAACCACATCAATATGTTTACCAAGCATCTCTGTTGGATTTTCCAGATCTTCCAGCCTGGATAAAATATGTTTTTAGTGAGAAACATAAGAAAGGATTCTTATATGGCGTACCTCCTAATAGAAATATGCCTAAAATTCCGCTTCAGGTTGTAGCCCTAAATACCAGAAACTATGAAACAAGGATAAGATATATAAACATACATATCTCAGAGAAATTGAATCCAGCAAAGTTCGAAGTGATGATGAAAATTGATAATGTTAATGTTGATGATATATTCGATGTTGAAAGAATGGAAAGTTTAAGAGATATTTTCAGGAAGCATTTATGGAAAGATAGTGAAAATGATCTTTACATAACCTATCTTGAGTCTGCTATCGAATTGGGAGCAAGAAAACCTCTAGATCCCGATCAAGAGGAAGG AATAGTTTTGAGACTTGGCAGTCAGTCACCATTTTCTACTAACTTGAAGGATTTAGAAGATGAGGTCAAACCGCTTTGGAAGGTGCCATCTTGTCCAAGAAACTTCAAAAAAACTACTGTTGAACGATATTTCAGAGATGCAGGATTTACATTGGATTGGTGTGCATTTAGATTG ATCGATCCCAACAATTCGGCAATGCATCATTCCGGTGTGAAAGGAAATGCCCTATCAAAAGATAAATGGGAAACCATCACCAAAGATAGTGTACCAATTAGAAATTATTCAGTGGATGTAACGTGGAGTTTGGTGCTTCCAATTGTCCTTCTGGTTATATTAACATTTCTGCTTTCCTTCATACTTTGCTTTTATCATAATGGAGT ATATGATCAGGCCAGTGAagattttttcagtaatttgttTCACATTTGCACAGATACAGTCGACAG ATACAAAGATGACCCAACAGAGCAAATTGATACTCCTATTTTAAATCAACACGCTATACTCAGTGGCTATAAACCTTCAAGTAATTTAGTAAAATTATCTCCTGATCCTGCGTTAGGTTCTCGCAGTCATACAAGCAGCCCAAGTTCTACCATAAATAGGGGTGTCCATTGTAGACCAAACCCCCCACCATATATGAGACCAAGGTTCAAAGCGGAAATCAATAATGACGAtccaaatttgaatgaaaaaaattggtacTGCTGA
- the LOC123677999 gene encoding conserved oligomeric Golgi complex subunit 5 — protein MENEIDLIQQLENDELFCQFLNKDSHSKLYDQIAISDKVKKLGEGIDSITRELQKCVLNKHEDLLKQANHATKLENILNLMNSHVYNLVANAENLKLQINIPYEALNKHTQVLGRLHLASHILRQVSRIQQLSKRLSNTNDPSQKALILQELEQLAADEDLKDIHSVSSELRNIRTQQQKVVQLATGSLNQGIINENSVQTTSALQIFINLGTINKVLDDFISSTLSESIQGITYALETTASGKSKAVQGRNISLSSSQGYKTKMWTELEKAFSDDIYKHCKQVKFLQNSLHNLNLQNKEIDLATKFWTSLGKKIQEQINSAPYSVQQILSEDYPRLLRCYLDISKKMNYEYFSFDRTVLEKCETAYLSTSLTTLLDPTQEMFFSDNSAPSTDDIDKIVRIISSNLSVALIEENLSRKISKNVSKCIKMFAVKTEQQLDTGPDSAQVIGGNANLGQQKNVQLANRLNYFQRQIQRILSNMNDSLSNSRIELLYDALKDIDILSGAIMQPLVVSINSTVETILVTIHLEADWTKLQTFNKHVSCSPYMRELGQFINRVFNTYLAQFENKEVLLLKCGEIAVRCIELFVRHTTLLRPNSPITEGGRQRLKADYIYLESVLRTLCPTLTELGKPYRLLKAMTSLITLDPTEIINSYTEGSVVPASTILLLLFSHAGAELASPHQNTEWSLQKLSAWLDEHQSENDRLDLIAGALQRYEALTRQKNSVNYDPMYPVMSQFFEKVIKN, from the exons atggaaaatgaaatagatttaATTCAACAATTAGAAAATGATG aattattttgcCAGTTTTTGAATAAAGATTCCCATTCCAAGCTATATGATCAAATTGCAATAAGCGACAAAGTTAAAAAACTTGGAGAAGGTATTGACTCTATTACCAGAGAATTGCAAAAATGTGTTTTGAACAAGCATGAAGATCTTTTGAAACAAGCAAATCATGCTACAAAACTAGAAAATATCTTAAATTTAATGAATAGCCATGTATACAACCTGGTTGCTAACGCAGAAAATCTTAAACTTCAG ataaaTATACCCTATGAGGCTCTTAATAAGCATACACAAGTATTGGGAAGATTACATTTAGCTAGTCACATTCTGAGACAAGTTAGTAGAATTCAACAATTGAGTAAAAGATTAAGTAACACAAATGATCCCAGTCAAAAAGCCTTGATACTTCAGGAATTAG AACAATTAGCTGCAGATGAAGATTTAAAAGATATCCATTCTGTTAGTTCGGAATTGCGAAATATAAGAACACAACAACAAAAAGTTGTGCAGTTGGCAACTGGCTCTTTGAATCAAggtattatcaatgaaaattcagtacAGACTACATCTGCTTTACAG atttttattaatttgggAACTATAAACAAAGTTTTGGACGATTTCATCTCATCAACTTTATCTGAGAGCATACAAGGCATTACTTATGCTTTAGAGACAACTGCTAGTGGTAAATCTAAAGCAGTGCAAGGTAGAAATATTTCGCTATCTTCTTCGCAAGGGTACAAGACAAAAATGTGGACAGAGTTAGAGAAGGCCTTCAGTGATGATATCTATAAGCACTGTAAACAG GTGAAATTTTTACAAAACAGCTTGCATAATTTAAATCTGCAAAATAAGGAAATAGACCTGGCCACCAAATTCTGGACTTCGTTAGGCAAGAAAATCCAAGAACAGATCAATTCTGCGCCTTACTCTGTGCAACAAATTCTATCAGAGGATTATCCAAGGCTACTAAGATGTTATTTGGATATATCGAagaaaatgaattatgaatatttcagttttga TCGTACGGTCTTGGAAAAATGTGAAACCGCTTACTTATCAACATCACTCACTACGTTATTAGATCCTACACAAGAGATGTTTTTCTCTGATAACTCTGCTCCTTCTACTGACGATATAGACAAGATTGTGCGCATTATATCAAG TAACCTAAGTGTGGCCCTTATCGAAGAGAATCTCAGCCGAAAAATCAGCAAAAACGTATCGAAATGTATAAAAATGTTTGCTGTTAAAACTGAACAACAACTCGACACCGGACCAGACTCTGCTCAAGTTATTGGGGGAAATGCTAATTTAGGACAGCAAAAAAATGTGCAGCTAGCCAATCGTCTTAATTACTTCCAGAGACAAATCCAAAGGATACTGTCGAATATGAATGACAGTTTGTCCAATTCTAGAATCGAGTTACTGTACGATGCATTGAAGGATATCGACATTCTTAGTGGAGCTATCATGCAGCCACTCGTTG TATCGATCAATTCGACGGTGGAGACTATACTTGTCACAATACATCTTGAAGCCGATTGGACGAAATTGCAAACATTCAACAAacatgtttcttgtagtccgtATATGAGAGAATTGGGGCAGTTTATCAACCGAGTTTTTAATACATATTTAGCACAATTTGAAAACAAAGAAGTTTTGCTGTTGAA aTGTGGTGAAATAGCAGTAAGATGTATTGAACTTTTCGTTCGGCACACAACTCTCTTAAGACCAAATTCGCCTATTACAGAAGGTGGTAGGCAAAGACTAAAAGCAGATTATATATATCTAGAGTCCGTATTGAGAACATTATGTCCAACTTTAACCGAACTCGGTAAACCTTATAGGTTATTAAAAGCAATGACTTCTCTGATCACTCTAGACCCAACAGAAATAATCAACAGTTATACAGAGGGCAGTGTTGTACCCGCAAGTACAATTCTGTTGCTGTTATTTTCCCACGCAGGAGCCGAATTAGCAAGTCCTCATCAAAATACAGAGTGGTCTTTGCAGAAATTATCTGCGTGGTTGGATGAACATCAGTCGGAGAACGACAGGTTAGATTTGATAGCTGGTGCTCTTCAGCGGTATGAAGCTTTAACCCGACAGAAAAATTCTGTTAATTACGATCCAATGTATCCTGTGATGTCGCAATTCTTCGagaaagtaataaaaaattga
- the LOC123678000 gene encoding iron-sulfur clusters transporter ABCB7, mitochondrial, whose translation MATFLRFNNHISKLLQVETIRLNKHYSHFSRKYNKYKYANVIIVKYQEAQTSVNGEHKSPKSIGVLAKVLKRITFPLSKNPPSRGCFHPGASVLSREALPINGKPVTGIQMIQAMLHYIWPKDDKAIRDRVTLAVGLLIGAKLMNVGVPFILKYSIDYLNAANTLNMNSAPATVATVATSMLIGYGVARAGAAGFNELRNAVFAKVAQHSIRKIAKNVFVHLHNLDLAFHLSRQTGALSKTIDRGSRGINFVLTAMVFNIVPTIFELGLVSSILGLKCGAAFAGISLGCVGIYAAYTLSVTQWRTKFRVYMNKAENEAGNKAVDSLINYETVKYFNNEKYEADRYNNVLKKYEQASLKTSTSLAFLNFGQNAIFSISLSAIMVLAAQEIIKGNMSVGDLVMVNGLLFQLSIPLGFLGSVYREVRQALIDMQTMFTLMAKDPAIKSKELAPYLHVDVNSSEIKFENVSFSYGPGKDIFKDLSFTITPGKKVAIIGGSGSGKTTIVRLLYRFFEPSSGRILIGNQDIREVDLESLRQAISIVPQDSVLFHDTIKYNLHYGDLTATEDEIIQAAKMAEIHDTIQSWPQGYETPVGERGLKLSGGEKQRVAIARAILKNSPIVIFDEATSALDSITESNILQALRRATQHRTSICIAHRLSTIMDADEILVLQGGKVVERGNHLNLINIPQSLYSKLWKVQNIQAIPA comes from the exons ATGGCAACTTTTTTAAGATTTAATAATCATATTTCCAAACTACTACAGGTGGAAACGATACGATTAAACAAACATTATAGTCACTTCAGTagaaaatacaataaatataaatatgcgAATGTCATTATTGTCAAGTATCAAGAA GCACAAACCAGTGTCAATGGTGAACATAAGAGCCCAAAAAGCATTGGTGTTCTTGCAAAAGTTTTGAAGCGAATCACTTTTCCCCTTTCAAAAAATCCTCCCTCTAGAGGATGCTTTCATCCAGGTGCCTCTGTTCTTTCAAGAGAGGCTCTCCCAATCAATGGAAAGCCAGTCACTGGAATTCAAATGATACAGGCTATGCTACATTACATTTGGCCGAAAGATGACAAAGCAATTAGAGATAGAGTTACGTTGGCAGTAGGTCTATTGATAGGAGCAAAATTGATGAATGTAGGAGTGCCTTTCATTTTGAAGTACTCCATTGACTATTTAAACGCAGCAAATACACTTAATATGAATTCTGCACCTGCCACTGTTGCTACAGTTGCGACAAGTATGTTAATTGGCT ATGGTGTTGCTAGAGCTGGTGCGGCTGGTTTCAATGAACTGCGGAATGCAGTGTTTGCTAAAGTTGCCCAACATTCCATTAGGAAAATCGCCAAAAATGTGTTTGTGCATTTGCATAACTTGGATTTAGCATTTCATTTGAGTCGTCAAACAG GTGCCTTATCAAAAACCATCGACAGAGGTTCTAGAggaataaattttgttttgaccGCTATGGTGTTTAATATAGTTCCGACTATATTTGAGCTGGGCCTAGTTTCTTCGATATTGGGGTTAAAATGTGGAGCAGCCTTTGCAG GTATTTCGTTGGGATGTGTCGGGATATATGCAGCTTATACTTTGAGCGTCACACAATGGAGAACAAAATTCAGAGTTTATATGAATAAAGCTGAAAATGAAGCAGGGAACAAAGCTGTGGATTCTCTAATAAATTATGAGACCGTCAAG TActtcaataatgaaaaatacgaAGCTGACAGATACAACAatgttttgaagaaatacgaaCAAGCCAGCTTGAAGACAAGTACCAGTTTggcatttttgaattttggtcAGAACGCTATTTTTAGCATTTCGCTAAGTGCTATTATGGTACTTGCAGCACAAGAGATTATCAAAG gtaaCATGTCTGTTGGTGATTTAGTTATGGTGAATGGACTCTTATTTCAACTTTCTATACCTTTGGGTTTTTTGGGTAGTGTATACAGGGAAGTGAGACAAGCCTTAATCGATATGCAAACTATGTTCACACTTATGGCTAAAGATCCCGCTATCAAG AGCAAAGAACTGGCCCCTTATCTTCATGTGGATGTCAATTCTTCGGAAATCAAATTCGAGAATGTTTCTTTCAGTTACGGACCTGGCAAGGACATTTTCAAAGATCTGTCATTCACGATAACGCCTGGAAAAAAGGTTGCCATAATAGGTGGTTCCGGCTCAGG gaaaaccaCAATTGTCCGACTTCTCTATCGGTTTTTCGAGCCCTCTTCAGGCAGAATTCTGATAGGCAACCAAGATATTCGAGAAGTCGATCTGGAGAGTCTCAGACAGGCTATCTCGATAGTTCCCCAAGATTCAGTTCTGTTCCACGACACGATCAAGTACAATTTACATTACGGAGACCTGACAGCAACCGAAGATGAGATTATACAAGCGGCCAAAATGGCAGAGATACACGATACCATCCAGAGTTGGCCTCAGGGTTACGAGACACCAGTAGGAGAAAGGGGATTGAAATTGTCTGGTGGAGAGAAGCAAAGGGTGGCAATAGCTAGGGCTATCTTGAAAAATTCCCCCATAGTTATATTCGACGAAGCTACAAGTGCCTTGGATTCTATAACAGAAAGT aacatCCTTCAAGCATTGAGAAGGGCAACTCAACATAGAACCAGCATATGTATAGCTCACCGATTGAGCACAATCATGGATGCTGATGAAATCCTTGTACTCCAAGGAGGAAAAGTTGTGGAACGGGGAAATCATTTGAACCTAATCAATATTCCTCAAAGCCTTTATTCGAAACTGTGGAAAGTTCAGAATATTCAAGCTATCCCTGCATGA